In Acidobacteriota bacterium, the sequence CCGGTGGCGCCTCGCCGCTGAATCCCATCACCCGCCGCCAGGCGGCCGGGCTCGAGGGGCGGCTGCGACGCGCAGGCGGCGATTGGTGCGTGGCGCCGGCGTTCCGCTACCAACCGGCGCTCACGGACGAGTCGGTCCGCCGGCTGGCGGAGTTCCGCCCGGAGCGGGTGGTGGCGCTGCCGCTATATCCGTTCTACTCCCACGCCACCTCGGGTTCCTCACTCGAGGACGCGCGAGCCCGCTGGGCGGCGGGCGCGCCCGCCGGGTGGGCGGGGGAGTGGCTGGAGGTCCGCGACTGGAGCGGCGAGCCCGGCTACCTCGACTGGCTGGCCGGCCGCGCCACGGCGGAGCTGGAGCGGCTGGGATTCGCGCCTGCCGGCGCGGTGGTGCTGCCGTCCGTCCACGGCCTGCCCGAGTCCATGGTCCGCCGGGGCGATCCCTACCGGACCCAGGTGGACGCGGCGATCGCCGGGCTGCGGGCGCGGCTGGGCGGCTGGCGGGTGGAACTGGGCTTCCAGAGCAAGTTCGGCCCCGGGCGCTGGTTGCAACCGTACACCGACGCGCTGATCGGCCGGCTGGCCGCCGAGGGCGTCCGCGATGTGCTGATGGTGCCGCTGGGCTTCGTCGCCGAGAACCTGGAGACGCTCTGGGACATGGACCGCGTGTTCGCGCAACAGGCCCGGGACGCCGGCATCGGGCGCTTCGCCCGGCTGGCATGCCCCGACGATGACCCGGCATTCATCGAGAT encodes:
- the hemH gene encoding ferrochelatase, with translation MAAAARTGVLLLAMGGPESPVEIQPYLQELLRDRRLVPLPGPAVFQELFARKISRRRAPQIAARYADAAGGASPLNPITRRQAAGLEGRLRRAGGDWCVAPAFRYQPALTDESVRRLAEFRPERVVALPLYPFYSHATSGSSLEDARARWAAGAPAGWAGEWLEVRDWSGEPGYLDWLAGRATAELERLGFAPAGAVVLPSVHGLPESMVRRGDPYRTQVDAAIAGLRARLGGWRVELGFQSKFGPGRWLQPYTDALIGRLAAEGVRDVLMVPLGFVAENLETLWDMDRVFAQQARDAGIGRFARLACPDDDPAFIEIMERLVRARLGG